The following coding sequences lie in one Klebsiella huaxiensis genomic window:
- the kdpD gene encoding two-component system sensor histidine kinase KdpD, producing MSDEPLRPDPDRLLQQTASAHRGKLKVFFGACAGVGKTWAMLAEAQRLRAQGLDILVGVAETHGRKETAAMLEGLSTLPLRRLSHRGRYVKEFDLDGALARRPALILVDELAHSNAPGSRHPKRWQDVEELLEAGIDVFTTVNVQHLESLNDVVSGITGVQVRETVPDPFFDAADDVVLVDLPPDDLRQRLNEGKVYIGGQAERAIENFFRKGNLIALRELALRRTADRVDEQMRAWRDRQGQEKVWHTRDAILLCIGHNTGSEKLVRAAARLAARLGSVWHAVYVETPSLHRLPEAKRRAILAALRLAQELRAETATLSDPSEEKAVLHYAREHNLGKIVIGRQQKRRWWDRSGFADRLARHAPDLDLVVIALDEKTAPLPARASDGRTAMEKWRLQVQGCVVAIALCAVITVVAMQWLMAFEAANLVMLYLLGVVIIALVYGRWPSVLATVVNVVSFDLFFVAPRGTLAVSDVQYLLTFGVMLTVGLLIGNLTAGVRYQARVARYREQRTRHLYEMSKALAVGRSHEDIATTSERFIASTFQARSQLLLPDDAGRLSPLTQQTAAITWDDAIARWSFDKGQPAGAGTDTLPGVPYQILPLKSAARTWGLLVVEPDNLRQLMIPEQQRLLETFTLLVASALERLTLTASEEQARLNSERESLRNSLLAALSHDLRTPLTVLFGQAEILTLDLASEGSKHAPQANEIRQHVLNTTRLVNNLLDMARIQSGGFNLHKEWLTLEEVVGSALRMLEPGLGGRHIQLALPDPLLLVHVDGPLFERVLINLLENAVKYAGPQAQIGIAAHTDPHNLFLEVWDNGPGIPAGQEQAIFDKFARGNKESAIPGVGLGLAICEAIVEVHGGTISGATRPEGGACFRVTLPREAPPELKELAEEM from the coding sequence ATGAGTGACGAGCCGCTGCGTCCGGACCCAGACCGCCTGTTACAACAAACCGCCTCTGCACATCGCGGAAAACTGAAGGTGTTTTTTGGTGCCTGCGCGGGGGTCGGTAAAACCTGGGCGATGCTGGCGGAAGCGCAGCGGCTGCGCGCCCAGGGGCTGGATATTCTGGTTGGCGTGGCAGAAACCCATGGGCGTAAAGAGACGGCGGCAATGCTTGAGGGGCTCAGCACCCTCCCCCTGCGCCGCCTTTCCCATCGCGGGCGCTACGTTAAAGAGTTTGACCTTGACGGCGCGCTGGCCCGCCGTCCGGCGCTGATCCTGGTCGATGAGCTGGCGCACAGCAACGCGCCCGGTTCGCGACATCCTAAACGCTGGCAGGACGTTGAAGAGCTGCTCGAAGCCGGCATCGACGTTTTTACTACTGTTAACGTCCAGCATCTGGAAAGCCTTAACGATGTGGTCAGCGGCATCACCGGCGTACAGGTGCGCGAAACCGTCCCCGACCCGTTTTTTGACGCCGCCGATGATGTGGTTCTCGTCGACCTTCCCCCCGACGATCTCCGCCAGCGGCTTAATGAAGGCAAAGTTTATATCGGCGGTCAGGCTGAGCGGGCTATCGAAAACTTCTTTCGCAAAGGCAACCTGATTGCCCTGCGCGAGCTGGCGTTGCGCCGTACCGCCGATCGGGTCGATGAGCAGATGCGCGCCTGGCGCGACCGTCAGGGCCAGGAAAAGGTCTGGCACACCCGCGACGCCATTTTGCTGTGCATTGGCCATAATACCGGTAGCGAAAAGCTGGTCCGCGCCGCCGCCCGACTGGCTGCCAGGCTGGGTAGCGTCTGGCATGCGGTGTATGTTGAAACCCCTTCTTTGCATCGTCTGCCGGAAGCAAAGCGACGGGCAATTCTGGCGGCGCTTCGGCTGGCGCAGGAGCTGAGGGCAGAAACTGCCACTCTCTCCGATCCTTCGGAAGAGAAGGCCGTTCTGCACTACGCCCGCGAACATAACCTCGGCAAAATAGTCATTGGCCGCCAGCAAAAAAGACGCTGGTGGGATCGCAGCGGTTTTGCCGATCGTCTGGCCCGGCACGCGCCGGATCTCGATCTGGTCGTCATCGCGCTGGATGAAAAGACCGCCCCTCTGCCCGCTCGCGCCAGCGATGGCCGCACGGCGATGGAAAAATGGCGTTTGCAGGTTCAGGGCTGCGTGGTCGCCATCGCGCTGTGCGCGGTCATTACCGTGGTGGCGATGCAGTGGTTAATGGCCTTCGAAGCCGCCAACCTGGTGATGCTGTATCTGCTCGGGGTGGTGATTATCGCCCTCGTGTATGGCCGTTGGCCGTCGGTACTGGCGACGGTGGTGAACGTGGTCAGCTTTGACCTGTTCTTTGTTGCGCCGCGCGGTACGCTGGCTGTTTCCGATGTGCAGTATCTGCTGACTTTTGGCGTGATGCTGACCGTCGGACTGCTTATCGGCAATCTAACCGCTGGCGTGCGCTATCAGGCGCGGGTGGCGCGCTATCGCGAACAGCGCACCCGTCATCTTTACGAAATGTCAAAAGCGCTGGCGGTGGGCCGCAGCCATGAGGATATCGCCACCACCAGCGAGCGATTTATTGCCTCGACGTTTCAGGCGCGCAGCCAGCTGCTGCTGCCCGATGATGCCGGAAGACTCTCGCCGCTAACCCAGCAAACCGCAGCCATCACCTGGGATGACGCTATTGCCCGCTGGAGCTTCGATAAAGGCCAGCCCGCCGGAGCTGGTACCGACACCCTTCCCGGCGTGCCCTATCAGATTCTGCCGCTAAAAAGCGCCGCCCGTACCTGGGGATTGCTGGTGGTAGAACCGGATAATTTGCGCCAGCTAATGATCCCCGAGCAACAGCGTCTGCTGGAAACCTTCACTCTGCTGGTCGCCAGCGCGCTGGAGCGGCTGACGTTAACCGCCAGCGAAGAGCAGGCTCGGCTGAACAGCGAACGCGAAAGCCTGCGAAACTCGCTGCTGGCGGCGCTGTCACATGATTTGCGCACCCCGCTGACGGTGCTGTTTGGTCAGGCGGAGATCCTGACGCTCGATCTCGCCAGCGAGGGTTCGAAGCATGCCCCACAGGCCAATGAGATTCGCCAGCATGTGCTGAACACCACCAGGCTGGTCAATAATCTGCTCGATATGGCGCGGATCCAGTCCGGCGGCTTTAATTTGCATAAAGAGTGGTTAACCCTGGAAGAGGTGGTCGGCAGCGCTTTGCGTATGCTGGAGCCGGGTCTCGGCGGGCGGCATATTCAGCTTGCGCTGCCGGACCCGCTACTGCTGGTACACGTTGACGGTCCGCTATTTGAACGGGTGCTGATTAATCTGCTGGAAAATGCGGTGAAATACGCCGGGCCGCAGGCGCAAATCGGCATTGCGGCGCATACCGATCCGCATAATTTGTTTCTGGAGGTCTGGGATAACGGGCCCGGTATCCCAGCGGGGCAGGAACAGGCTATCTTTGATAAGTTCGCTCGCGGCAATAAGGAGTCGGCAATTCCCGGCGTCGGCCTGGGGCTGGCGATTTGTGAGGCCATTGTCGAAGTCCACGGCGGGACGATTAGCGGCGCAACGCGTCCGGAAGGCGGTGCCTGTTTCCGTGTTACACTGCCGCGAGAAGCGCCCCCTGAACTGAAAGAGTTAGCCGAGGAAATGTGA
- the kdpE gene encoding two-component system response regulator KdpE, whose product MINVLIIEDENAIRRFLRTALEADGMRVFEAETLQRGLIEAATRKPDLVILDLGLPDGDGNAFIREVRQWSQMPIIVLSARTEEQDKIAALDAGADDYLSKPFGIGELQARLRVAMRRHAGAQADEPLVRFADIEVDIPARRIVRGDEEIHLTPIEFRLLAVLLNNLGKVLTQRQLLNQVWGPNAVEHSHYLRIYMGHLRQKLEVDPARPQHLLTETGIGYRFMP is encoded by the coding sequence GTGATTAACGTTTTGATCATCGAAGACGAAAACGCTATCCGCCGCTTTCTGCGCACCGCGCTGGAAGCCGACGGCATGCGGGTATTTGAGGCGGAAACGCTGCAACGCGGGCTGATTGAAGCCGCCACCCGCAAGCCGGATTTAGTCATTCTCGATCTTGGCCTGCCCGATGGTGACGGCAACGCGTTTATTCGCGAAGTTCGCCAGTGGAGCCAAATGCCGATTATCGTGTTATCGGCACGCACCGAGGAGCAGGATAAAATCGCCGCTCTCGACGCCGGTGCCGATGACTATCTGAGTAAACCTTTTGGTATTGGCGAGCTGCAGGCGCGGTTGCGGGTGGCCATGCGTCGCCACGCGGGTGCGCAGGCCGACGAGCCGCTGGTACGTTTTGCCGATATTGAGGTGGATATCCCCGCTCGCCGCATCGTTCGCGGCGACGAAGAGATCCACCTGACGCCAATCGAATTTCGTCTGCTGGCAGTATTGTTAAATAATCTTGGCAAGGTGCTGACCCAGCGACAGCTGCTCAATCAGGTCTGGGGACCGAATGCGGTGGAGCATAGCCACTATCTGCGGATTTATATGGGACACCTGCGGCAAAAGCTGGAGGTTGACCCGGCGCGACCGCAGCATTTGCTCACCGAAACGGGGATCGGTTACCGGTTTATGCCGTAG
- the araD gene encoding L-ribulose-5-phosphate 4-epimerase has translation MLDKLKQTVLDANLALPKFNLVTFTWGNVSGIDRDAGLVVIKPSGVEYDVMSADDMVVVELATGRVVEGRYKPSSDTPTHLELYKAFSGVGGIVHTHSRHATIWAQSGRPLLAMGTTHADYFYGPIPCTRPLNDDEILGDYETNTGHVIIETFRMQDIEPLSVPAALVHGHGPFAWGKDPANAVHNAVVLEEIAYMNMWTRQLVSEEQPVSSTLLDKHYLRKHGAGAYYGQ, from the coding sequence ATGCTGGATAAACTCAAGCAGACGGTTCTTGACGCCAATCTGGCGCTGCCGAAATTTAATCTTGTCACCTTTACCTGGGGCAACGTCAGCGGCATCGATCGCGACGCGGGGTTGGTGGTGATTAAGCCTTCCGGCGTGGAATACGATGTGATGTCGGCTGACGATATGGTGGTGGTTGAACTGGCAACTGGGCGAGTGGTGGAAGGGCGCTACAAGCCTTCATCCGATACGCCGACGCATCTTGAACTGTATAAAGCCTTTAGCGGCGTGGGCGGGATTGTGCATACGCACTCACGCCACGCGACGATTTGGGCGCAGTCGGGCAGGCCGCTGCTGGCGATGGGGACCACCCATGCCGACTATTTTTATGGGCCAATTCCCTGCACCCGCCCGCTAAACGACGATGAAATTCTCGGTGATTATGAAACCAATACCGGCCACGTGATTATTGAAACGTTCAGGATGCAGGATATCGAACCTCTCAGCGTGCCTGCCGCACTGGTGCATGGTCACGGCCCTTTTGCGTGGGGAAAAGATCCGGCGAACGCGGTGCATAATGCGGTGGTGCTGGAAGAGATTGCCTACATGAATATGTGGACCCGCCAGTTGGTGAGCGAGGAGCAGCCGGTTTCGTCGACGCTGCTGGATAAGCACTATTTACGCAAGCATGGGGCAGGGGCCTATTACGGGCAATAA
- a CDS encoding L-ribulose-5-phosphate 3-epimerase, whose translation MKPRLGIYEKALPATLDWPKRFELAANLEFDFLEISVDESPERQARLRWNRGQRLAFVADKINSGIDVPSMCLSAHRSHPFGSVNRDTRLKARELMLDALDFASHVGIRNIQLAGYDVYYESSSAQTREYFIEGINWAVAEAAKAQIMLSMEIMDTAFMSNISRWLDLERKVCSPWFCVYPDVGNLSAWQNDVPEELSKGIHKISAIHLKDTQPVSHASLGQFRDVPFGTGCVDFSEIFRSLAALNYRGAWLIEMWAKNDGQDSERIAEAKAWLTDKYQQGFLVPQYEANVNSGVKYAG comes from the coding sequence ATGAAGCCCAGACTTGGTATTTATGAAAAAGCGCTACCCGCTACGCTGGACTGGCCAAAACGCTTCGAACTGGCAGCAAATCTGGAGTTTGATTTCCTCGAAATCTCTGTTGATGAGAGCCCGGAACGTCAGGCCCGACTACGCTGGAACCGTGGCCAGAGGCTGGCGTTCGTTGCTGACAAAATTAATAGCGGCATCGATGTGCCGAGCATGTGCCTCTCCGCGCACCGCAGCCATCCTTTTGGTAGCGTCAACCGTGACACCCGGTTAAAGGCGCGCGAACTGATGCTTGATGCGCTGGACTTTGCCAGCCACGTCGGGATCCGCAATATCCAGCTGGCAGGCTATGACGTTTACTACGAATCCTCCTCCGCGCAAACTCGCGAATATTTTATTGAAGGGATTAACTGGGCGGTGGCTGAAGCGGCGAAGGCGCAAATCATGTTGTCGATGGAGATCATGGACACCGCCTTTATGAGCAATATCTCCCGCTGGCTGGATCTGGAGCGCAAGGTCTGTAGCCCGTGGTTCTGCGTCTATCCGGACGTTGGCAACTTAAGTGCGTGGCAAAACGATGTTCCTGAAGAGTTGAGTAAAGGCATTCATAAAATCAGCGCCATCCATTTGAAGGACACCCAGCCCGTTTCACACGCCTCGCTGGGGCAGTTCCGCGATGTGCCGTTCGGCACCGGCTGCGTGGATTTCAGCGAGATTTTCCGCTCGCTTGCCGCGCTGAACTATCGCGGCGCATGGCTGATTGAGATGTGGGCTAAAAATGACGGGCAGGATAGCGAGAGAATTGCCGAGGCCAAAGCGTGGTTAACGGATAAATACCAGCAGGGTTTTCTTGTCCCGCAGTATGAAGCCAATGTGAATTCAGGAGTGAAGTATGCTGGATAA
- a CDS encoding FGGY-family carbohydrate kinase, protein MNFIGVDIGGTVTKAGIYNELGQEIHVASQYAQVLSEQPGFTERNMHELWDTVCSVIKKVMYESQVPPLSIGGIGFSSHGKGLYAIDKKGEPVRNGIISSDTRALEFVKKWYREGIDKLAYPKGLQQLWTGHPVSLLAWLKEYEPANYDRIDAVLMVHDYIRFRLTGEATAEITNISGSNFYNQFTSRYDSDMMALFGIEEVVDKTAPVVNSTDCVGHITLQASLDCGLCPGTPVFGGFFDVVASAVSSGIDRADTLSAVAGTWSIATSVTDNIIASDFPYIWGKYCIPGKYFVHEGSPTSASNLSWFVKQFFPDDDHCYEHFESWIAEDTDSNLVFLPYLFGSNLAMDLPGALVGLAGHHTKKDIIAAIYRGIVFSHLVHQDRIIELNQDIQKIRFTGGPSQSKGWTQMYADASNLPLEVVDIEQAGCRAAALCAAAGTGAYANFSEAIQATQPEVVCYQPDAKRHQQLREGYARYLQVAQSLSRATGAVQ, encoded by the coding sequence ATGAATTTTATCGGAGTCGATATCGGCGGGACGGTGACCAAAGCCGGTATCTATAATGAACTAGGGCAAGAGATCCACGTCGCGTCGCAATATGCGCAGGTGTTATCCGAACAGCCGGGTTTTACCGAGCGGAATATGCATGAACTGTGGGATACCGTTTGCAGTGTGATTAAAAAAGTGATGTATGAAAGCCAGGTGCCGCCGTTAAGTATTGGCGGGATCGGTTTTTCCTCGCACGGTAAGGGGCTTTACGCGATTGATAAAAAAGGCGAGCCGGTACGCAACGGGATTATTTCATCCGATACCCGGGCGCTGGAGTTTGTCAAAAAATGGTATCGCGAAGGTATCGACAAGCTGGCTTATCCGAAAGGATTACAGCAGCTGTGGACCGGACATCCGGTGTCGCTGCTGGCGTGGCTTAAAGAGTATGAGCCGGCCAATTACGACAGAATCGATGCCGTTTTGATGGTCCACGACTACATCCGTTTCCGCCTGACCGGCGAAGCGACGGCGGAAATTACCAATATTTCCGGCAGCAATTTTTATAACCAGTTCACCTCCCGCTACGACAGCGACATGATGGCGCTATTTGGCATTGAGGAAGTGGTGGATAAAACCGCGCCGGTGGTGAACTCAACGGATTGCGTAGGCCACATTACCCTGCAGGCATCACTGGACTGCGGGCTGTGTCCTGGCACGCCGGTCTTCGGCGGCTTTTTCGATGTGGTTGCCTCCGCCGTTTCTTCGGGGATTGATCGGGCTGATACCCTCAGCGCGGTGGCAGGAACGTGGAGTATTGCCACCTCGGTGACGGATAATATTATTGCCAGCGACTTCCCGTATATCTGGGGGAAATACTGCATTCCGGGGAAATATTTTGTTCATGAGGGCAGCCCGACCTCGGCGAGTAATCTCTCCTGGTTTGTGAAACAGTTCTTTCCTGATGATGACCACTGCTATGAGCATTTCGAAAGCTGGATCGCGGAAGATACCGACAGCAATCTGGTCTTTTTACCGTATCTGTTTGGTTCCAATCTGGCGATGGATCTCCCCGGTGCGCTGGTCGGCCTGGCGGGTCATCACACCAAAAAAGACATTATTGCGGCCATCTATCGCGGGATCGTCTTTTCCCACCTGGTGCACCAGGACCGCATTATTGAGCTCAATCAGGATATTCAAAAAATTCGCTTCACCGGCGGCCCAAGCCAGTCGAAAGGCTGGACGCAGATGTATGCCGATGCCTCCAACCTCCCTTTGGAAGTGGTGGATATTGAACAGGCCGGATGTCGCGCGGCTGCATTATGCGCGGCTGCCGGAACCGGTGCCTATGCCAATTTCAGCGAAGCTATCCAGGCGACGCAGCCGGAAGTCGTTTGTTACCAGCCGGATGCCAAACGACATCAGCAGCTGCGTGAAGGCTATGCCCGTTATTTACAGGTTGCGCAAAGCCTCTCCAGGGCGACGGGAGCGGTACAATGA